The Malus domestica chromosome 10, GDT2T_hap1 nucleotide sequence TTGAACGACACGATGGGTGTGTTTAGGGAGTTATTTGACTTGCCTGAAGAAGAGAAGGCAAACTTCTACTTTGACGACCCGAAAAAAAACTGCAGGTTCTCAACCAGCAGTGGATATTTTGATTTGGAAGATGTTCGTTTTTGGCGTGATTACCTACGACTCCCTTGCCATCCTCTAAAGGAATGTTTGCAGCAGGGGCCCCAACAGCCAAGTAGATACAGGTACCAAAGATATATAGATTCATGTTctgaaaacctttttttttatgcttaTATGTGACATATAAATTTTTATATCTACAAAGACTAATTCTTGATGATATGGATTCCAGATATCTTGTTGGTATTAACTCTTAAGGAATCAATGAAATCTTGAGACTAAAGAAAACGAAGAACAagtagaaagaaagagagagatagacgTTTCTGTTTTCAATGAATAGTAGAAAGCTTTATGATTACATGATACtgctctaagtctctacacaaGGCTTATATAGAAACTATACTGAGCAGATTTACACTTTTACCCTTTCAACAAATTCTAACTTTAACTGTTTTTCAACAAACTCAATCTAATCCAAATGTAACAAACTCATTCTAATCCAAATCTATATGGTTAATACTCCCCCCTCAAACAGAATTGGGATCTCCCGAATTGTGTTTGTAGCATTGAAGAAATAGATGATCATGACAATGAGGAGGAGTTGACATGGATAGGATCTTGATCTGCTACTGTCGGCACTTGCAATAGTTGAGAACATTGTGGATTAGTTTCAGGCACGCCAATATGAAGATTGGCACAGTGGTGAAGAAACACTGGACTATGCAAA carries:
- the LOC114827447 gene encoding protein DOWNY MILDEW RESISTANCE 6-like, whose product is MKKLISSWYNGQTLLETYIFPPDARHGNLTTAHSRDNIPMIDLGGAEGGDQTYKIQKILKPSQEFGFLQVVNHGILESLLNDTMGVFRELFDLPEEEKANFYFDDPKKNCRFSTSSGYFDLEDVRFWRDYLRLPCHPLKECLQQGPQQPSRYRYLVGINS